In one Mycobacterium heckeshornense genomic region, the following are encoded:
- the sucD gene encoding succinate--CoA ligase subunit alpha — protein sequence MAIFLTKDNKVIVQGITGSEATIHTARMLKAGTQIVGGVNARKAGTTVTHTNKDGKGVDLPVFGSVAEAMKETGADVSIIFVPPRFAKDAIIEAIDAEIPLLVVITEGIPVQDTAYAWAYNVEKGGAQGPLIRIIGPNCPGIISPGQSLVGITPANITGPGPIGLVSKSGTLTYQMMYELRDLGFSTSIGIGGDPVIGTTHIDAIEAFEKDPETKIIVMIGEIGGDAEERAADYIKANVSKPVIGYVAGFTAPEGKTMGHAGAIVSGSSGTAAAKKDALEAAGVKVGKTPSETAALARKILQSL from the coding sequence ATGGCAATCTTTTTGACCAAGGACAACAAGGTCATCGTCCAGGGCATCACCGGCAGCGAGGCCACCATCCACACCGCTCGGATGCTGAAGGCGGGCACCCAGATCGTCGGCGGCGTCAACGCCCGCAAGGCCGGCACCACCGTCACCCATACGAACAAAGACGGCAAGGGCGTCGATTTACCGGTTTTCGGCAGTGTCGCGGAGGCGATGAAGGAGACCGGTGCCGACGTGTCGATCATCTTCGTGCCGCCGAGGTTCGCCAAAGACGCCATTATCGAGGCGATCGACGCCGAAATCCCGCTGCTGGTCGTCATCACCGAGGGAATCCCGGTGCAGGACACCGCCTATGCGTGGGCCTACAACGTCGAAAAAGGTGGAGCACAGGGTCCGCTTATCCGCATCATCGGCCCGAACTGTCCCGGCATCATCAGCCCCGGCCAGTCGCTGGTCGGCATCACCCCGGCCAATATCACCGGACCCGGCCCGATCGGTCTGGTGTCCAAGTCCGGCACGCTGACCTACCAGATGATGTACGAACTGCGCGATCTGGGCTTTTCCACCTCGATCGGCATCGGCGGCGACCCGGTGATCGGCACCACCCACATCGACGCCATCGAAGCGTTCGAGAAGGACCCGGAAACCAAGATCATCGTGATGATCGGCGAGATCGGCGGCGACGCCGAGGAACGCGCGGCCGACTACATCAAGGCCAACGTCTCCAAGCCGGTCATCGGCTACGTCGCCGGGTTCACCGCGCCCGAAGGAAAAACCATGGGTCATGCCGGGGCGATCGTGTCCGGCTCGTCGGGCACTGCCGCCGCCAAGAAGGACGCGCTCGAGGCAGCCGGCGTCAAAGTGGGCAAGACCCCGTCGGAGACCGCGGCGCTGGCCCGCAAGATCCTGCAGAGCCTGTGA
- a CDS encoding acetyl-CoA acetyltransferase — MRLDPHTPVVVGVGQAAERIDDPYYRAMSAVELATAAARAALEDCGADAAKVAAAIDTVAGVRQFEISGPAQAVLGKSNNYPRSVARRIDADPGRAILEIVGGQGPQHLINELAGEIARGRSEVTLIFGSDATSTTRYFAGSDNRPDFSETVEGSLEDRGHGLEGLISRYTVIHGLVDAPTQYALLENARRAGTGLGPAEYLRSMGELFAPFTKVAAGNPFAAAPVERSVEELITVTESNRMIAEPYPRLLVARDQVNQGAAALLMSVGAAQRLGVPQENWVYLHGYADLAEQSLLDRPDLGHAPSAVLAVREALRVAGIGIDDVATFDLYSCFPVAVFNICDGMGIAPDDPRGLTLTGGLPFFGGAGNNYSMHGVAETVVRMRSAPGQFGLVGANGGIMSKYSVGVYSTTPVEWKPDRSAQLQAEIDAWPKVAVTEHPDGGGVVETYTVRRDNGRLTGIIVGRLDADETRFLATTEDEGLIALLTDGDPLGQPISVRSLEYGNRCRL, encoded by the coding sequence TTGAGGCTGGATCCGCACACGCCCGTCGTCGTCGGCGTAGGGCAGGCCGCTGAGCGGATCGACGATCCGTACTACCGCGCGATGTCGGCGGTCGAGCTGGCAACTGCCGCGGCGCGTGCCGCGCTCGAGGACTGCGGCGCCGACGCCGCCAAGGTGGCCGCGGCGATCGACACCGTGGCCGGCGTGCGGCAATTCGAGATTTCCGGGCCGGCGCAAGCGGTTTTGGGCAAGTCCAACAACTATCCGCGGTCGGTGGCGCGGCGTATCGACGCCGATCCCGGCCGCGCCATCTTGGAGATCGTCGGTGGTCAGGGTCCGCAGCACCTGATCAACGAGCTTGCCGGCGAAATCGCCAGGGGGCGTAGCGAAGTTACGCTGATCTTCGGCTCCGATGCCACCTCGACCACCCGCTATTTCGCCGGATCGGACAACCGGCCGGACTTTTCCGAGACGGTCGAGGGCTCGCTCGAAGACCGCGGCCATGGGCTGGAAGGGCTTATCAGTCGCTACACGGTCATCCACGGCTTGGTCGATGCCCCAACGCAATACGCGCTGCTGGAAAATGCCCGGCGGGCCGGGACGGGTCTGGGCCCGGCCGAGTATTTGCGCTCGATGGGCGAGCTGTTCGCGCCGTTTACCAAGGTGGCCGCGGGCAATCCGTTCGCGGCTGCGCCGGTCGAACGTAGTGTCGAGGAGCTGATCACCGTCACCGAAAGCAACCGGATGATTGCCGAGCCCTACCCACGGCTGCTGGTTGCGCGAGACCAGGTGAACCAGGGGGCGGCCGCACTGCTGATGTCGGTGGGAGCCGCGCAGCGGCTGGGTGTGCCACAGGAGAACTGGGTATATCTGCACGGGTACGCCGATCTGGCGGAGCAGAGTCTGCTGGACCGCCCCGACCTGGGACACGCGCCGTCGGCGGTGCTGGCGGTGCGCGAGGCGCTGAGAGTGGCCGGTATCGGCATCGACGACGTGGCCACCTTCGACCTGTACAGTTGTTTCCCGGTCGCGGTGTTCAACATCTGCGACGGCATGGGCATCGCGCCGGACGATCCGAGAGGGCTGACCCTCACCGGTGGGCTGCCGTTTTTCGGGGGTGCCGGCAACAACTATTCGATGCACGGTGTGGCCGAGACAGTTGTGCGGATGCGAAGTGCGCCAGGGCAATTCGGTCTTGTCGGTGCCAACGGCGGGATCATGAGCAAGTACTCGGTCGGGGTGTACTCCACCACGCCGGTGGAGTGGAAGCCGGACCGCAGTGCGCAGCTGCAGGCGGAGATCGACGCATGGCCTAAGGTGGCGGTGACCGAACATCCCGACGGTGGCGGTGTCGTCGAGACCTACACGGTCCGTCGGGACAACGGGCGGCTGACGGGGATCATCGTCGGACGGCTCGACGCCGATGAGACCAGGTTTCTGGCGACCACCGAAGACGAGGGTTTGATCGCGTTGCTCACCGATGGCGACCCTCTGGGACAACCGATTTCAGTGCGCTCGTTGGAGTACGGCAACCGCTGTCGGCTCTAG
- a CDS encoding LLM class F420-dependent oxidoreductase: MDYGLVLFTSDRGITPAAAARLAEDHGFDTFYVPEHTHIPVKRQAAHPTTGDASLPDDRYMRTLDPWVSLGTACAVTSRVRLATAVALPVEHDPITLAKSIATLDHLSGGRVSLGVGFGWNTDELADHGVPSGRRRTMLREYIEAMRALWTQEEAAYEGEFVQFGPSWAWPKPVQQHIPVLVGAAGTEKNFKWIARSADGWITTPRDVDIDEPVKLLHDVWASAGRQGAPRIVALDFKPVPEKLAHWAELGVTEVLFGLPDRSEQEVAAYIERLAGKLAAAV, encoded by the coding sequence ATGGATTACGGGCTTGTGCTTTTCACCAGCGACCGTGGCATCACCCCGGCGGCGGCCGCCCGCCTTGCCGAAGACCACGGCTTTGACACCTTCTACGTACCCGAGCACACGCATATTCCGGTCAAGCGGCAGGCCGCGCATCCAACCACCGGCGACGCGTCGCTTCCCGACGACCGGTACATGCGCACCCTGGATCCATGGGTGAGCCTGGGTACGGCGTGTGCAGTCACCTCCCGGGTGCGCCTGGCCACCGCGGTGGCACTGCCCGTCGAGCACGACCCGATCACGTTGGCGAAATCCATCGCCACCCTCGACCATCTGTCGGGTGGCCGGGTAAGCCTCGGCGTCGGATTCGGTTGGAACACTGACGAACTCGCCGACCACGGCGTCCCATCCGGGCGCAGGCGCACAATGCTGCGAGAGTACATCGAGGCGATGAGAGCGTTGTGGACCCAAGAAGAAGCCGCCTACGAGGGCGAATTCGTCCAGTTTGGACCCAGCTGGGCTTGGCCCAAACCGGTCCAGCAGCACATCCCGGTATTGGTGGGCGCCGCGGGCACCGAGAAGAACTTCAAATGGATTGCCCGCAGCGCCGACGGCTGGATCACCACTCCCCGCGACGTCGACATCGACGAGCCGGTCAAGCTATTGCACGACGTTTGGGCGAGCGCCGGACGCCAGGGCGCACCGCGGATTGTGGCCCTGGATTTCAAGCCGGTGCCTGAAAAGCTGGCGCACTGGGCTGAATTGGGCGTCACCGAAGTGCTTTTCGGGTTGCCCGACCGATCCGAGCAGGAAGTGGCCGCCTACATCGAACGCTTGGCCGGCAAGCTCGCCGCAGCCGTCTAG
- a CDS encoding DUF5336 domain-containing protein — protein MTYSPGSPGYPPAQSPGSYGGSAPSFAKSDDSAGKLQLYLTIAVVALGLAAYLASFGPMFTISADLGPSGSDLSGGGGGLAIVAALLAALLAAVGLLPKAKNYTAVVGAVAVLGALLTISQTLSKPSGFSIGWALWFVLACTVAQAIVAVGALLLDAGVVTPPAPRPRYDQYAQYGQYGTQPGGYYSQPGGQQHPPFQHHGQQPSPQPSGYGSQYGGYSGPSTGGFGAVGHQQGAQTGPPQSSQQGPPTPPTGFPSFGQPPSSGSGQSAQNHSQGSSGNQGGPGPGQQQGQAQGQGQQPQSPSSPSGPPPS, from the coding sequence ATGACGTACTCGCCCGGTAGCCCCGGATATCCACCCGCGCAGTCCCCCGGTTCCTACGGCGGCTCCGCACCGTCGTTCGCCAAATCCGACGACAGCGCCGGTAAGCTCCAGCTGTATCTGACCATCGCGGTGGTGGCGCTCGGCCTGGCGGCGTACCTGGCGAGTTTCGGTCCCATGTTCACCATCAGCGCCGACCTAGGACCGTCTGGAAGCGATCTGTCAGGTGGTGGCGGCGGCTTGGCGATCGTAGCGGCCTTGCTGGCGGCGCTGTTGGCGGCGGTGGGTCTGCTGCCTAAGGCCAAGAACTACACGGCCGTCGTCGGGGCGGTGGCGGTGCTGGGCGCCCTGCTGACGATCTCTCAGACGCTCAGCAAACCTAGCGGCTTCTCGATCGGCTGGGCGCTGTGGTTTGTGCTGGCTTGCACCGTGGCGCAGGCGATTGTGGCAGTTGGAGCGCTTCTGCTGGACGCTGGCGTCGTCACCCCGCCAGCGCCGCGGCCCAGGTACGACCAGTACGCGCAGTATGGCCAGTACGGCACCCAGCCCGGCGGATATTACAGCCAGCCCGGTGGGCAGCAACATCCGCCGTTTCAGCATCATGGCCAGCAGCCGTCCCCGCAGCCTTCCGGCTACGGGTCCCAGTACGGCGGTTATTCGGGCCCGTCCACCGGCGGATTCGGTGCGGTCGGTCACCAGCAGGGCGCGCAGACGGGTCCACCGCAGTCTTCGCAGCAAGGTCCCCCCACCCCGCCGACCGGATTCCCCAGCTTTGGCCAACCGCCGTCGTCCGGGTCCGGCCAGAGTGCGCAAAACCACAGCCAGGGCAGCTCCGGAAATCAGGGGGGACCCGGCCCGGGCCAGCAGCAGGGTCAGGCTCAAGGCCAGGGCCAGCAGCCGCAGTCGCCCTCTTCGCCATCAGGCCCACCGCCGTCCTAG
- a CDS encoding DUF6350 family protein: MQNSRAASPHQARELLRVAFGPALVALVVIAAVTLLQLLIANSDMTGALGAIASMWLGVHDVPISIGGRQLGVMPLLPVLLMVWATARTTALATPPAASWFVIRWIVASALGGPLLCAAISLAVIHDAASVITELQTPNALRAFASVLAVHAIGAAIGVGSHVGPRLLAASALPVWLGGSLRAAAAGVLALFGLSGLVTAGSLVVHWARMHELYAITDSVFGQFSLTLLSVLYVPNVIVGTAAVAVGSSAHVGFATFSAFTVFGGDIPSLPVLAAAPSPPLDPVWVGLLIVGASSGVAVGQQCARHPLSLVPAMGKLLSAAVFAALTMALLGYAAGGELGNFGGVGVDQGTFGIAVFLWFSVVGAITVGMANGIKRDPARPKSRPAEEVAAETLARAQPDRDDAVADTADEAGPTPADEAHDDTGTTTAEQPPNDSD; this comes from the coding sequence GTGCAAAACAGTCGGGCGGCGAGCCCACACCAGGCGCGCGAGCTTCTGCGGGTGGCGTTCGGACCGGCACTGGTGGCGCTGGTTGTCATCGCCGCGGTTACGCTGCTGCAGCTGCTGATCGCCAACAGCGACATGACCGGCGCGCTGGGCGCCATTGCCAGCATGTGGCTCGGCGTCCACGATGTGCCGATTTCCATCGGCGGGCGCCAGCTGGGGGTGATGCCACTGCTCCCAGTGCTGCTGATGGTGTGGGCGACAGCGCGCACCACCGCACTGGCCACACCTCCGGCGGCGTCCTGGTTTGTCATCCGTTGGATCGTGGCCTCAGCACTGGGTGGGCCGTTGCTGTGTGCGGCGATCTCGCTGGCTGTCATTCACGATGCCGCCTCGGTGATCACCGAGCTCCAAACCCCCAATGCGTTGCGTGCATTTGCCAGCGTGCTGGCGGTGCACGCGATCGGTGCCGCCATCGGAGTGGGATCGCACGTCGGGCCCCGGCTGTTGGCGGCCTCGGCGTTGCCCGTGTGGCTAGGTGGTTCGCTGCGCGCAGCAGCGGCGGGGGTGTTGGCGCTGTTCGGACTGTCTGGGCTGGTGACGGCGGGATCGCTGGTTGTGCACTGGGCGAGGATGCATGAGCTTTACGCGATCACCGACTCGGTATTCGGCCAATTCAGTCTCACCTTACTGTCGGTGCTGTATGTGCCGAACGTCATCGTCGGCACCGCCGCGGTCGCGGTGGGGTCCAGCGCCCATGTGGGGTTCGCGACGTTTAGTGCGTTCACCGTCTTCGGCGGTGACATCCCGTCCCTGCCGGTCTTGGCCGCTGCCCCGTCACCGCCGCTCGACCCGGTGTGGGTCGGATTGCTGATCGTTGGCGCCTCGTCGGGGGTGGCGGTGGGACAGCAATGTGCGCGACACCCGTTGTCGCTGGTTCCCGCGATGGGCAAGCTGCTGTCGGCGGCGGTTTTCGCGGCGCTGACGATGGCGCTGCTCGGTTACGCCGCGGGCGGAGAGCTGGGCAACTTCGGCGGCGTCGGCGTGGACCAGGGAACCTTCGGGATCGCGGTATTCCTGTGGTTCTCGGTCGTCGGCGCGATCACCGTGGGGATGGCCAACGGGATCAAGCGCGATCCCGCAAGGCCGAAGTCCCGGCCCGCAGAGGAAGTCGCCGCCGAGACACTTGCGCGCGCCCAACCGGACCGCGACGACGCCGTCGCCGACACCGCCGATGAAGCCGGGCCAACGCCCGCCGATGAGGCGCACGACGACACCGGCACTACGACAGCTGAGCAGCCGCCGAACGATTCAGATTGA
- the purN gene encoding phosphoribosylglycinamide formyltransferase: MQQPLHVPPSAPARLVVLASGTGTLLASLLEAAAGEYPARVVAVGADRDCRAVEIAKAASLPTFIVRLADYSGREAWDAALTAAAAAHSPDLIVSAGFMKILGPQFLSRYSGRIVNSHPALLPAFPGAHAVADALAYGVKVTGCTVHLIDAGTDTGPILAQQAVPVLDGDDEETLHERIKVAERRLLVDVVAAVVTSGVTWTGRKATIG, from the coding sequence GTGCAGCAACCGCTCCACGTGCCCCCGAGCGCACCGGCACGGCTGGTGGTGCTGGCCTCGGGTACCGGTACGCTGCTCGCTTCCCTGCTGGAGGCGGCCGCCGGGGAATACCCGGCACGGGTGGTCGCGGTTGGCGCCGACCGTGACTGTCGGGCCGTCGAAATCGCCAAGGCCGCATCGCTGCCCACCTTTATCGTCCGGTTGGCCGACTACTCTGGCCGTGAGGCCTGGGATGCCGCTCTCACCGCTGCCGCCGCGGCACATTCCCCAGACCTGATCGTTTCCGCTGGATTCATGAAAATCCTTGGCCCACAGTTCCTTTCGCGTTACTCGGGGCGGATCGTCAACAGCCATCCGGCGTTGCTGCCCGCGTTCCCGGGTGCGCACGCCGTGGCCGACGCGCTGGCCTACGGAGTGAAGGTCACCGGCTGTACGGTCCATTTGATCGACGCCGGCACGGACACCGGACCGATACTGGCGCAACAGGCCGTCCCGGTCCTCGACGGCGACGACGAAGAGACCTTGCACGAGCGCATCAAGGTAGCGGAACGGCGGCTATTGGTGGACGTGGTGGCCGCGGTGGTAACCAGTGGCGTCACCTGGACCGGACGAAAGGCAACCATAGGATGA
- the purH gene encoding bifunctional phosphoribosylaminoimidazolecarboxamide formyltransferase/IMP cyclohydrolase has translation MSNHDEGQGSARRPIRRALISVYDKTGLVELARGLHQADIEIVSTGSTAKTIADQGIPVTPVEEVTGFPEVLDGRVKTLHPRVHAGLLADLRKPQHAAALQQLGIAAFELLVVNLYPFTETVDSGAGIDDCVEQVDIGGPSMIRAGAKNYPSVAVVVDPSGYDGVLAAVGNGGFTLSERKQLAALAFRHTAEYDIAVASWMQTVLAPEQPRVTFPEWFARTWRRSALLRYGENPHQEAALYRDTSAWPGLAQAEQLHGKEMSYNNFTDADAAWRAAFDHDQICVAIIKHANPCGIAISSVSVADAHRKAHDCDPLSAFGGVIAANTEVSVEMAEYVNTIFTEVIVAPGYAPGAVDVLARKKNIRILVAPEPLRGGTELRQVSGGLLIQQRDRLDAPGDNPENWTLAAGSAAGPDTMADLLFAWRACRAVKSNAIVIAADGATIGVGMGQVNRVDAARLAVERGGARVRGAVAASDAFFPFPDGLETLAAAGVTAIVHPGGSVRDDEVTAAAAKAGLTLYLTGARHFSH, from the coding sequence ATGAGCAACCACGACGAGGGGCAGGGCTCAGCGAGGCGGCCGATCCGCCGCGCCTTGATCAGTGTCTACGACAAGACCGGGCTGGTCGAGCTTGCCCGCGGTCTGCATCAAGCCGACATCGAAATTGTCTCTACCGGTTCAACAGCGAAAACCATTGCTGATCAAGGTATTCCAGTTACACCGGTAGAAGAGGTGACCGGTTTCCCCGAAGTGCTCGACGGCCGGGTCAAGACCCTGCACCCCCGCGTGCATGCCGGACTATTGGCCGACCTGAGGAAACCCCAGCACGCGGCGGCGCTGCAGCAGCTGGGCATCGCGGCGTTCGAACTGCTGGTAGTCAATCTGTACCCGTTCACCGAGACCGTGGACTCCGGTGCCGGAATCGACGACTGCGTCGAGCAGGTCGACATCGGCGGACCGTCGATGATCCGTGCTGGCGCCAAGAATTATCCCAGTGTGGCGGTGGTCGTCGACCCGTCCGGGTATGACGGTGTGCTGGCTGCGGTCGGCAACGGAGGGTTCACGCTTTCTGAACGGAAGCAGTTGGCGGCACTGGCGTTTCGGCATACCGCGGAGTATGACATCGCCGTCGCGAGTTGGATGCAGACAGTGCTCGCACCCGAGCAGCCGCGCGTCACCTTCCCGGAGTGGTTCGCCAGAACGTGGCGACGTTCTGCGCTGCTGCGCTACGGCGAAAACCCGCACCAAGAGGCCGCGCTCTACCGCGATACCAGCGCGTGGCCCGGGCTGGCGCAGGCCGAGCAGCTGCACGGAAAAGAGATGTCCTACAACAACTTCACTGACGCTGATGCTGCCTGGCGGGCCGCGTTCGACCATGACCAGATATGCGTGGCGATTATCAAGCACGCCAACCCGTGCGGAATCGCGATCTCGTCGGTCTCGGTTGCAGACGCTCACCGCAAGGCGCACGACTGCGATCCACTCAGCGCGTTCGGCGGGGTGATCGCTGCCAACACCGAGGTCAGCGTCGAGATGGCCGAGTATGTGAACACCATCTTCACCGAAGTCATCGTGGCACCCGGCTATGCGCCCGGCGCGGTCGATGTGCTGGCACGGAAGAAGAACATCCGCATACTGGTCGCCCCTGAGCCGCTGCGCGGCGGGACCGAACTGCGCCAGGTCAGCGGCGGGCTGCTGATCCAGCAACGCGACCGCCTCGATGCGCCCGGCGACAACCCGGAGAACTGGACGCTAGCCGCCGGCTCAGCGGCCGGCCCAGATACTATGGCGGACTTGCTTTTCGCGTGGCGGGCCTGCCGCGCGGTGAAATCCAACGCGATCGTGATCGCCGCCGACGGTGCCACGATTGGCGTGGGCATGGGCCAAGTAAACCGCGTCGACGCAGCGCGGTTGGCCGTCGAACGCGGGGGCGCGCGGGTGCGCGGAGCGGTCGCGGCCTCCGACGCGTTCTTCCCGTTCCCCGACGGGCTCGAGACGTTGGCGGCGGCGGGGGTTACCGCGATCGTGCATCCCGGTGGCTCGGTACGCGACGACGAGGTGACCGCTGCCGCGGCCAAGGCCGGGCTGACGCTTTATCTCACCGGCGCACGGCATTTCTCGCACTAG
- a CDS encoding sigma 54-interacting transcriptional regulator, with translation MVTLPTDLPRTVGQLRAAGHRERGVKQEIRENLLARLAEGADGEAIWPGIVGFDGTVLPQLERALIAGHDIVLLGERGQGKTRLLRALVGLLDEWIPVIAGAELGEHPYSPITPESIRRAAELGDELPVAWKHRSERYTEKLATPDTSVADLVGDVDPIKVAEGRTLGDPETIAYGLIPRAHRGIVAVNELPDLAERIQVSMLNVMEERDIQVRGYTLRLPLDVLVVASANPEDYTNRGRIITPLKDRFGAEIRTHYPLELEAEMGVVIQEAHLSARVPDHLIQVIARFARYLRESKSIDQRSGVSARFAIAAAETVAAAARHRGAVLGETDPVARVVDLGTIIDVLRGKLEFESGEEGREQAVLEHLLRRATADTAAKVLGGIDVGPLVAAVEAGSAVTTGERVSAKNVLAALPDLPVVDAIAKRLGAESEGERAAALELALEALYLAKRIDKVSTEGETVYG, from the coding sequence GTGGTGACTTTACCCACCGATCTGCCCCGCACCGTCGGCCAATTGCGTGCCGCCGGGCATCGCGAACGTGGTGTCAAACAGGAAATCCGGGAGAATCTGTTGGCGCGCCTTGCCGAGGGCGCAGATGGTGAAGCCATCTGGCCCGGCATCGTCGGCTTTGACGGCACCGTGTTGCCCCAGCTCGAACGGGCGCTGATCGCCGGCCATGACATCGTGCTGCTCGGAGAACGCGGGCAAGGCAAGACCCGGCTCCTGCGGGCCCTGGTGGGCCTGCTCGACGAATGGATACCGGTGATCGCCGGGGCCGAGCTCGGCGAACATCCCTACTCGCCGATCACCCCCGAGTCGATTCGTCGGGCTGCCGAGCTCGGTGACGAGTTGCCGGTCGCGTGGAAGCACCGAAGCGAGCGCTACACAGAAAAGCTGGCCACCCCCGACACCAGCGTTGCTGACCTGGTCGGCGACGTCGACCCGATCAAGGTTGCTGAGGGTCGCACCCTGGGTGATCCGGAGACCATCGCCTACGGCCTGATACCGCGGGCGCACCGCGGAATCGTGGCGGTCAATGAGCTGCCCGACCTGGCCGAGCGTATCCAGGTGTCCATGCTCAACGTCATGGAGGAGCGCGACATCCAGGTCCGCGGGTACACGCTGCGGCTACCGTTGGACGTGCTGGTCGTGGCCAGCGCCAACCCCGAGGACTACACCAACCGCGGGCGCATCATCACTCCACTCAAAGACCGCTTCGGCGCCGAGATCCGGACCCACTACCCGCTCGAGCTGGAAGCGGAGATGGGTGTCGTCATCCAAGAAGCACATCTGAGCGCGCGGGTGCCCGATCATCTGATCCAGGTCATCGCGCGGTTCGCCCGCTACCTGCGGGAGTCTAAGTCGATCGACCAGCGGTCGGGAGTGTCGGCGCGGTTCGCGATCGCCGCCGCGGAGACCGTCGCGGCCGCCGCGCGGCATCGCGGCGCGGTGCTCGGGGAGACCGATCCGGTGGCCCGAGTGGTCGACCTGGGCACGATCATCGACGTGCTGCGCGGCAAGCTGGAATTCGAATCCGGCGAAGAGGGCCGTGAGCAGGCGGTGCTCGAGCACCTGCTGCGCCGTGCCACCGCCGACACCGCGGCCAAAGTGCTGGGCGGGATCGACGTCGGACCGTTGGTCGCCGCCGTGGAGGCCGGTTCGGCGGTGACGACCGGCGAGCGGGTTTCGGCCAAGAATGTGCTGGCCGCGCTGCCCGACTTGCCCGTCGTCGACGCGATCGCCAAGCGGCTGGGCGCAGAATCCGAGGGCGAGCGGGCAGCCGCGCTGGAATTGGCGCTGGAAGCACTGTATTTGGCCAAGCGCATCGACAAGGTGTCCACAGAAGGCGAAACCGTTTATGGCTAA